A portion of the Chromobacterium sp. IIBBL 290-4 genome contains these proteins:
- a CDS encoding biopolymer transporter ExbD — translation MGMNVGSSQEDDLLMEINTTPLIDVMLVLLIMLIITIPIQTHAVKLDMPVNTPSKQQQKPVVVQIDITPDSAVSWNGERLAGREQLEAKLDAASKMSPQPELHIKPNKDATYAPVAMVLAESQRLGLTKLGIVGSEQFLQ, via the coding sequence ATGGGGATGAATGTCGGGTCTTCGCAAGAAGACGATCTCCTGATGGAGATCAACACCACGCCGTTGATCGACGTGATGCTGGTGTTGCTGATCATGCTGATCATCACGATCCCGATTCAAACGCACGCGGTGAAGCTGGATATGCCGGTGAACACGCCGTCCAAGCAGCAGCAAAAGCCGGTGGTCGTGCAGATCGACATCACGCCGGATAGCGCCGTGTCTTGGAATGGCGAGCGTTTGGCCGGCCGCGAACAGCTGGAGGCCAAGCTGGATGCGGCAAGCAAAATGAGCCCGCAGCCGGAGTTGCATATCAAGCCGAACAAGGACGCGACGTACGCGCCGGTCGCCATGGTGCTGGCGGAGTCGCAGCGCCTGGGCTTGACCAAGCTGGGCATTGTGGGCTCGGAGCAGTTCCTGCAATAA
- a CDS encoding biopolymer transporter ExbD — MARYQRFGHGKAEEDQVLSAINTTPLVDVMLVLLIIFLITVPVVTQTVKMTLPKEQNIPTQTKPENIVLGVGPDSRIYWNMTPVKDQAELLARLVTVAKKDPQPEVHIRGDASARYAPIGRIVLAVQQAGIVKIAFITEPPPNQ; from the coding sequence ATGGCCCGCTATCAACGCTTTGGCCACGGCAAGGCGGAAGAGGATCAGGTGCTGTCGGCAATCAACACCACGCCGTTGGTGGATGTGATGCTGGTGTTGCTGATCATCTTCCTGATCACCGTGCCGGTGGTGACGCAAACCGTCAAAATGACGCTGCCGAAGGAACAAAACATTCCGACGCAGACCAAGCCGGAAAACATCGTTCTGGGGGTGGGGCCCGATAGCCGCATCTACTGGAATATGACTCCGGTCAAGGATCAGGCTGAGCTTCTGGCTCGCTTGGTGACAGTGGCGAAGAAGGATCCGCAGCCTGAAGTGCATATCCGCGGCGATGCAAGCGCCCGCTATGCGCCGATTGGCCGCATTGTCCTCGCGGTGCAGCAGGCCGGCATCGTCAAGATCGCCTTCATCACTGAGCCGCCGCCCAATCAGTAA
- the hpnC gene encoding squalene synthase HpnC → MSVGHYENFPVGSLALPRKMRAAVHAIYRFARYADDVADEGDARAEDRLAELARLDDDLRRIAAGERPQIELMAPLAEAIQAHRLPLQPFHDLLSAFGQDVEKTRYQSFGELVDYCRRSANPVGRLMLALHGVDDARSLAQSDGICTALQLINFWQDVAVDWRKGRVYLPQEDLARFGVSEGQIDAGLADARWRALMLSQVERARKMLQAGAPLAKQLGGRFGFELRLIILGGDRILSKLHASGGDVFKQRPKLSAWDWIYMIGRACLAR, encoded by the coding sequence ATGTCGGTTGGCCACTATGAAAATTTTCCGGTCGGTTCGCTGGCTTTGCCGCGCAAGATGCGCGCCGCCGTGCATGCGATCTACCGTTTCGCCCGTTATGCCGACGATGTGGCGGATGAGGGCGATGCCCGCGCCGAGGACAGATTGGCGGAGCTGGCGCGGCTAGACGACGATCTGCGCCGCATTGCCGCAGGCGAACGTCCGCAGATCGAGCTGATGGCGCCGTTGGCGGAGGCGATACAAGCACATCGTCTGCCGCTGCAGCCTTTCCATGATCTGCTGTCGGCGTTTGGCCAGGACGTGGAAAAGACCCGTTATCAGAGTTTTGGGGAGTTGGTCGATTATTGCCGGCGCTCGGCTAATCCGGTTGGCCGTCTGATGCTGGCCCTGCATGGCGTGGACGATGCCAGGAGTCTGGCGCAGTCCGATGGAATCTGCACCGCTTTGCAGCTGATCAATTTCTGGCAGGATGTGGCCGTGGATTGGCGCAAGGGGCGGGTTTATCTGCCTCAAGAGGATTTAGCCCGCTTTGGCGTGAGCGAGGGCCAGATAGACGCCGGCCTGGCCGATGCGCGCTGGCGGGCGCTGATGCTGAGCCAGGTGGAGCGGGCCCGCAAGATGCTGCAGGCCGGCGCGCCGCTGGCCAAACAGCTGGGCGGACGGTTCGGCTTTGAGTTGCGGCTGATCATCCTGGGCGGCGATCGCATTCTGAGCAAGCTGCATGCCTCCGGCGGAGACGTGTTCAAACAAAGACCCAAACTTTCGGCTTGGGATTGGATATATATGATAGGGCGGGCATGCCTCGCGCGATGA
- a CDS encoding ABC transporter permease encodes MTTLQTTAAVAAAPSRSLWGLGWQRLKRNKVGFISLWVVAVYLLIAVGGWFNLVGGHWTDEIGMPYAPPSWVQESADDVLPALAGVKAESAAPIIELTRAEDPIGKELTEAEKHVAQYADHTPPRLERLPFGGDLRGRDVIQKTLKGTSTSIFVGLFGALFSLVIGCLLGAVSGYFGGKTDDFLNWFYSVFTSVPDMLLLLSFAAVSGRGITTIIMVMAFTSWTGTYRLVRAEYLKLKGREYVRAADAIGAGSGRKMFVHILPNISHLLLVQFSLLTVSLIKYEAILSFLGFGVGVREVSLGSMLAESPTELIQGYWWQMLAVTIAMSVLVTAFSLLVDALRDALDPRAAAK; translated from the coding sequence ATGACGACATTGCAAACGACAGCCGCCGTCGCGGCGGCGCCCTCCCGCAGCTTGTGGGGCTTGGGCTGGCAGCGCCTGAAGCGCAATAAGGTGGGTTTCATTTCGCTGTGGGTGGTGGCGGTGTATCTGCTGATCGCCGTCGGCGGCTGGTTCAATCTGGTGGGCGGGCATTGGACCGATGAAATCGGCATGCCTTATGCGCCGCCGAGCTGGGTGCAGGAGTCTGCTGATGATGTTTTGCCGGCATTGGCCGGCGTCAAGGCGGAGTCGGCGGCGCCTATCATTGAGCTGACTCGCGCCGAGGACCCCATAGGCAAGGAGCTGACCGAAGCGGAAAAACATGTGGCGCAATATGCCGACCATACGCCGCCGCGGCTGGAGCGTCTGCCCTTCGGCGGCGATCTGCGTGGTCGCGACGTGATTCAGAAAACGCTGAAAGGCACTTCCACCTCCATCTTCGTCGGCCTGTTCGGCGCCTTGTTTTCGCTGGTGATCGGCTGCCTGCTGGGTGCGGTGTCCGGCTATTTTGGCGGCAAGACCGATGATTTCCTGAACTGGTTCTACAGCGTGTTCACCTCGGTGCCGGACATGCTGCTGCTGCTGTCCTTCGCCGCGGTTTCCGGCCGTGGCATCACCACCATCATCATGGTGATGGCGTTTACCAGCTGGACCGGCACTTACCGCTTGGTGCGGGCCGAGTACCTGAAATTGAAGGGGCGCGAATACGTGCGGGCGGCGGACGCCATCGGCGCCGGCAGCGGCCGCAAGATGTTTGTCCACATCTTGCCCAATATCTCCCACCTGCTGCTGGTGCAGTTTTCCTTGCTGACGGTATCGCTGATCAAATACGAGGCCATTTTGTCGTTTCTGGGCTTCGGCGTCGGCGTGCGCGAAGTCAGCCTAGGTTCGATGCTGGCGGAGTCGCCGACTGAGCTGATCCAGGGCTACTGGTGGCAGATGCTGGCGGTGACTATCGCCATGTCGGTGCTGGTGACGGCGTTCAGCCTGTTGGTGGATGCCTTGCGCGACGCGCTGGATCCGCGCGCGGCCGCGAAGTGA
- a CDS encoding endonuclease, giving the protein MMGLLLAGCDSQHAEQLAGAVAATRHALGSSAQPAENESAVRPVALVSGSRAQGHRDFPAAKRILPRVYAGMEQDFYCGCEYKDKAVDWQSCGYRPRKSEARASRIEWEHVVPAWALGHQRQCWQSGGRKECAASDALFRMAEGDLNNLVPAVGEVNGDRGNFSYGVWARKPAPLYGQCQSVVDFSLKRFQPREEVRGAAARITLYMHQRYGLRMSSQDRQLMCGWARQYPVSDWEVQRNKRIVQWQGEGNFLVSQPGSLSQLCA; this is encoded by the coding sequence ATGATGGGCTTGTTGTTGGCGGGCTGCGATTCCCAGCATGCCGAACAATTGGCTGGTGCCGTCGCCGCGACAAGGCATGCGCTTGGTTCGAGCGCGCAGCCGGCCGAAAATGAAAGCGCGGTGCGGCCGGTGGCGTTGGTCAGCGGCAGCCGCGCTCAGGGTCATAGAGACTTTCCTGCGGCCAAGCGCATTTTGCCCAGGGTTTATGCCGGCATGGAGCAGGATTTCTACTGCGGTTGCGAATACAAAGACAAGGCTGTGGATTGGCAGTCCTGCGGCTATCGGCCGCGCAAGTCGGAAGCCCGCGCCAGCCGTATTGAGTGGGAGCATGTGGTGCCGGCTTGGGCATTGGGCCATCAGCGGCAGTGCTGGCAGAGTGGAGGACGCAAGGAGTGCGCCGCATCGGACGCCTTGTTCCGCATGGCGGAAGGGGATTTGAACAATCTGGTGCCGGCGGTGGGCGAGGTGAATGGCGACAGAGGCAATTTTTCCTACGGCGTGTGGGCGCGCAAGCCGGCGCCGCTGTATGGCCAGTGTCAGTCGGTGGTGGATTTCTCGCTGAAGCGTTTCCAGCCTCGTGAGGAGGTCAGAGGGGCGGCGGCGCGCATTACGCTCTATATGCATCAGCGCTATGGCTTGCGCATGAGTTCGCAAGATCGCCAGTTGATGTGCGGTTGGGCAAGGCAATACCCGGTAAGCGACTGGGAAGTTCAGCGTAACAAACGCATCGTGCAGTGGCAGGGAGAGGGGAATTTTCTGGTCAGCCAGCCGGGCAGTTTGAGCCAGCTGTGCGCTTGA
- a CDS encoding ABC transporter ATP-binding protein yields the protein MSNTQPLLSVRNLRVSFRQEGGGTFEALKGVSFDIPAHRTVALVGESGSGKSVTSMAVMRLLPPQSSLIDPASELLFQGKNLLAMSPAELRKLRGKDIAMIFQEPMSSLNPVFTVGEQIVETLTLHAGLSRGAAKKRAVELLTEVGLPEPEKRVKAYPHELSGGQQQRVMIAIAIACEPKLLIADEPTTALDVTIQKQILQLIAQLQKKHGMSVLFITHDLGVVGEFADEVIVMRHGVIREQGTVKQIFEDPQDAYTKALLSCRPHLDRRPERLAVIDDFLKPGGYVEPADRSRGYAADDEFILDVQGLCKSFDIREGLFGKRQFHAVKDVSFKLAKGKTLGIVGESGSGKTTVGLTLVRLHQATAGRALFHGKDLIGMSAKEFHAYKKRIQIIFQNPYASLNPRFTVEQILTEPMLLHGIGQNASQRAQLAQDLLDKVGLPAGALHKYPHEFSGGQRQRIAIARCLTLKPEVLICDESVSALDVSVQAQVLNLLQDLQDEYKLSYLFISHDLAVVKHISDQVLVMNKGQVVEQADADVIYREPQDSYTKRLLGAIPQGWNPTLALA from the coding sequence ATGAGCAATACCCAACCCCTGCTTTCGGTGCGCAATCTGCGGGTGAGTTTCCGCCAGGAAGGCGGCGGCACCTTTGAGGCGCTCAAGGGCGTCAGCTTCGACATTCCGGCCCACCGCACCGTGGCGCTGGTGGGCGAGTCGGGCTCCGGCAAATCGGTGACGTCGATGGCGGTGATGCGCCTGCTGCCGCCGCAGTCCAGCCTGATCGATCCGGCATCCGAACTGCTGTTTCAGGGCAAGAACCTGCTGGCGATGAGCCCGGCCGAGCTGCGCAAGCTGCGCGGCAAGGATATCGCCATGATTTTCCAGGAGCCGATGAGCTCGCTGAACCCGGTGTTCACCGTCGGCGAGCAGATCGTCGAAACGCTGACCCTGCATGCCGGCCTCAGCCGCGGCGCGGCCAAGAAGCGCGCGGTGGAGCTGCTGACCGAAGTGGGCCTGCCAGAGCCGGAAAAACGGGTGAAGGCCTACCCGCATGAACTGTCCGGCGGCCAGCAGCAGCGGGTGATGATCGCCATCGCCATCGCCTGCGAGCCCAAGCTGTTGATCGCCGACGAGCCGACCACGGCGCTGGATGTCACCATTCAGAAGCAGATCCTGCAATTGATCGCGCAATTGCAGAAGAAGCACGGCATGTCGGTGCTGTTCATCACCCACGATCTGGGCGTGGTGGGCGAGTTCGCCGACGAAGTGATTGTGATGCGCCATGGCGTGATCCGCGAGCAGGGCACGGTCAAGCAGATCTTCGAAGATCCGCAGGACGCCTACACCAAGGCGCTGCTGTCGTGCCGCCCGCACCTGGACCGTAGGCCGGAGCGGCTGGCGGTGATCGACGACTTCCTCAAGCCGGGCGGTTATGTGGAACCCGCCGATCGGAGCCGCGGTTACGCGGCGGACGACGAGTTCATTCTGGACGTGCAGGGCCTGTGCAAGAGCTTCGACATCCGCGAGGGCTTGTTCGGCAAGCGCCAGTTCCACGCGGTGAAGGATGTGTCCTTCAAGCTGGCCAAGGGCAAGACGCTGGGCATCGTCGGCGAATCGGGCTCGGGCAAAACCACCGTGGGGCTGACGCTGGTGCGGCTGCACCAGGCCACGGCCGGCCGCGCGCTGTTCCATGGCAAAGACCTGATCGGCATGAGCGCCAAGGAATTCCACGCGTATAAAAAGCGCATCCAGATCATCTTCCAGAATCCGTATGCGTCCTTGAACCCGCGCTTCACGGTGGAGCAGATCCTGACCGAGCCGATGCTGCTGCACGGCATCGGCCAGAACGCCTCGCAGCGCGCGCAATTGGCGCAAGATTTGCTGGATAAGGTGGGTCTGCCGGCAGGGGCGCTGCACAAGTACCCGCACGAGTTCTCCGGCGGCCAGCGGCAGCGCATCGCGATCGCGCGCTGCCTGACGCTGAAGCCGGAAGTGCTGATCTGCGACGAATCGGTGTCGGCGCTGGACGTGTCGGTGCAGGCGCAGGTGCTGAACCTGCTGCAGGACCTGCAGGACGAGTACAAGCTGTCCTATTTGTTCATCTCGCACGATCTGGCGGTGGTGAAGCACATCTCCGACCAGGTGCTGGTGATGAACAAGGGCCAGGTGGTGGAGCAGGCGGACGCGGACGTGATCTACCGCGAGCCGCAGGACAGCTACACCAAACGGCTGCTGGGCGCGATACCGCAAGGCTGGAACCCGACGCTGGCGCTGGCGTAA
- a CDS encoding TonB-dependent receptor, which translates to MKRKQLVSALALIGIGAHVHLAYADSQGELERVEVTGSNIKRSIKQEKALPVTVVRTEELTKQGFTTVEQVVNSLATNQSNVVAAGSVQSVSGGAAFAGLRGFNPQYTLVLLDGRRVANQAISGVATDLNAIPLSVIERIDILRDGASALYGSDAIGGVMNFITKKSYQGVTISGEFSAPQHAGGKTGNASLLGGVGDLAKDGWNLYGVLSYQKSNRIKVTDREFATQNQSLSSIPYPANFLYQSKGNPGDGNVYNAAMPNCKPPYSVPLDATRCGEKTWLWMDLTPDVEQFTADAKFSKQFGDHSLNVQYLGARNISTTHIGPTPMNGVATLTAGVNKYFPTVLSDGTPVTPGATALINLRSDPLGPRITKSTSDTQRLAVNLEGLVAGWDYRTGAAYSSNKTTINYNGGYVNSDLIEQALLSDKINPFGDSPAGAWQSVELNGDGWISKYETALADFKASKELFALPAGNLAAAFGGEVRHEKLNSQIQDLAQYAIGSGIADSKSTQGSRNISAVFAEMEVPVVKGLDLQLAARYDKYSDFGHAFNPKVAFKFQPVDRVLFRGSASRGFRAPSLFDIFQPAAKTYTNGNDLNDPVRCPNGTPANGGNKTDCGTSFFAQQGGNKNLKPERASSLTLGMVFEPVKEITTSVDFWWTTIHQVIDVLDNDLIFQDPVKYADRYVRVNPNDPYSKLDYVSTPTENLGNLSAAGVDASFAWRLPKTPYGNFGITLDGTYTSKFVQQVEKDGIYYSRLSQWNNGLQPILRWKHSLGLNWSSGSWSALLAQNYMSGYTDYKASHNVKPYSNWNLSSTYVWQKKLSVTAGVKNLFDQEPPYSNQNKFFQKGFDPILADPAGRAYFMKASYKF; encoded by the coding sequence ATGAAAAGAAAGCAGTTGGTATCAGCGCTGGCGCTGATCGGGATCGGTGCGCATGTCCATTTGGCTTATGCGGATAGTCAGGGCGAGTTGGAGCGGGTGGAGGTGACCGGTTCCAACATCAAGCGCAGCATCAAGCAGGAAAAAGCGTTGCCGGTAACGGTCGTGCGGACGGAGGAACTGACCAAGCAGGGCTTCACTACGGTCGAGCAGGTGGTCAATTCTTTGGCCACCAATCAGTCCAATGTGGTTGCCGCGGGTTCGGTTCAGTCGGTGAGCGGCGGAGCGGCATTTGCCGGCCTGAGGGGTTTTAATCCCCAGTACACGCTGGTATTGCTGGATGGCCGCAGAGTGGCGAATCAAGCGATTTCTGGCGTGGCTACCGATTTGAACGCCATTCCTTTGAGCGTGATCGAGCGTATCGATATTCTGCGCGATGGGGCATCGGCTTTGTATGGGAGCGATGCCATTGGCGGGGTGATGAACTTCATCACCAAGAAGAGTTATCAGGGGGTGACGATTTCCGGCGAGTTCTCAGCGCCGCAGCATGCTGGCGGCAAGACGGGCAATGCCAGCCTGCTGGGCGGGGTGGGGGATCTGGCGAAAGACGGCTGGAACCTTTATGGCGTTCTGTCTTATCAGAAGAGCAACCGAATCAAGGTAACCGATCGTGAGTTTGCGACTCAAAACCAAAGCTTGAGCAGCATTCCCTATCCAGCGAACTTCCTCTATCAGTCCAAGGGTAATCCTGGCGATGGCAATGTGTATAACGCGGCCATGCCAAATTGCAAACCTCCTTACTCTGTGCCGCTTGATGCGACCCGCTGCGGTGAAAAAACCTGGCTTTGGATGGATTTGACCCCGGATGTCGAGCAGTTCACCGCCGATGCCAAATTCAGCAAGCAATTCGGAGATCACTCGCTGAATGTGCAGTATTTGGGCGCCAGAAATATCAGCACAACGCATATTGGCCCTACGCCAATGAATGGGGTGGCGACACTTACCGCCGGTGTGAATAAATACTTTCCAACGGTATTGTCGGATGGAACTCCTGTGACGCCAGGCGCTACGGCGCTGATCAATCTACGCAGCGATCCACTGGGGCCGCGCATAACCAAGAGCACTTCTGATACCCAGCGCTTGGCTGTTAACTTGGAAGGACTGGTTGCCGGATGGGATTATCGGACCGGGGCGGCTTATTCTTCGAACAAAACCACCATTAATTACAACGGCGGTTATGTCAACAGCGACCTGATCGAGCAGGCGCTGTTGTCTGACAAGATCAATCCGTTTGGAGACTCGCCGGCAGGGGCTTGGCAAAGCGTTGAGCTGAATGGAGATGGCTGGATATCCAAATATGAAACTGCATTGGCTGACTTCAAAGCCAGCAAAGAACTGTTCGCTTTGCCTGCGGGCAACTTGGCTGCAGCTTTCGGCGGCGAAGTCCGTCATGAGAAGCTGAATAGCCAAATCCAGGATTTGGCGCAGTATGCCATTGGCTCAGGCATCGCTGATTCTAAGTCCACGCAGGGCAGCCGAAACATCTCGGCGGTGTTCGCGGAGATGGAGGTTCCCGTTGTGAAGGGCCTGGATCTTCAGCTGGCTGCTCGTTACGACAAGTACAGTGATTTTGGCCATGCATTCAATCCTAAAGTCGCGTTCAAATTCCAGCCGGTGGATCGCGTGCTTTTCCGTGGCTCGGCAAGCCGTGGTTTTCGCGCCCCTTCTTTGTTCGATATCTTTCAGCCAGCGGCTAAAACCTATACCAACGGCAATGACTTGAACGACCCGGTGCGTTGCCCGAATGGAACGCCGGCTAACGGCGGAAATAAAACGGATTGCGGCACCAGCTTTTTCGCGCAGCAAGGCGGCAACAAGAATCTGAAGCCGGAGCGGGCCAGTTCGTTGACCTTGGGCATGGTGTTCGAACCGGTGAAGGAGATCACGACAAGCGTAGACTTCTGGTGGACAACCATTCACCAGGTGATCGATGTATTGGATAACGATCTGATTTTCCAGGATCCTGTCAAATACGCGGACCGTTATGTCCGGGTGAATCCGAATGATCCGTACTCGAAGCTGGATTACGTTTCTACGCCGACAGAGAATTTGGGCAACCTGAGCGCGGCAGGGGTGGATGCGTCCTTCGCTTGGCGTTTGCCCAAGACGCCTTATGGCAACTTCGGCATCACGCTGGACGGCACCTATACCTCCAAGTTCGTTCAGCAGGTTGAGAAGGACGGCATCTACTATTCACGCCTGAGCCAGTGGAACAATGGCTTGCAACCGATCCTGAGGTGGAAGCATAGCCTTGGTTTGAATTGGTCGTCCGGCAGCTGGAGCGCGCTCTTGGCTCAGAACTACATGTCGGGCTACACCGATTACAAGGCGTCTCATAACGTCAAGCCTTACTCGAACTGGAACCTTTCTTCAACCTATGTCTGGCAGAAGAAGCTTTCGGTCACGGCCGGCGTCAAGAATCTGTTTGATCAAGAGCCTCCGTACAGCAATCAGAACAAGTTCTTCCAGAAGGGGTTTGATCCCATTTTGGCGGATCCGGCTGGTCGCGCCTATTTCATGAAAGCATCTTACAAATTCTAG
- a CDS encoding M13 family metallopeptidase → MKLKVLAAALILSGQVWAAGYGGVAVQNFDKTVRVQDDIYRAVNGTWLDSYEIPAAESWAGAFKDLRDLSESRSRELIESAAADKHAAGDQAKIGALYRGFMDEAAIEKQGLLPLRDDIRSISLISNRGELFGLVAKWQDRAGQIRLPLAFSVSVDAKDAKSYLAELEQSGLAMPDRDYYLSKDPRFVKARAAYQAHLQQVFTLAGYAQPAKRAAKVLALETKIAQIQRDKVQNRDPQKRYNKMSPAQLAKLAPGLDWHGFLAGAGAKDLPQLNIAQPEYLSALAVLLKKEPLINWQDYLVAHLLDGYSNYLSKAWVDAKFEFYGKALTGAKEQQPRWKRGVRLVEGSLGEVVGKEYVARYFSEQDKAKAQELVSNLMKAYSQSIDGLSWMGPETKLAARDKLSKYSLKIGYPDQWRDYGGLDIAEDDLLGNVKRAVRFEYARDLARLGKPVDRKEWFMTPQTVNAYYNPNMNEIVFPAAILQPPFFDPKADDAVNYGGIGAVIGHEISHGFDDQGSQFDGDGNLRNWWTAEDRARFTALTNKLVAQFDAYEPLPGKHINGKLTLGENIADLSGLQVAYKAYQVSLGGQPAPVIDGMTGDQRFFYGFAQIWRGKEREAFLLSRLASDPHSPDAFRAIGASINSDAFQKAFDVKPGDKMYKPEDQRIRIW, encoded by the coding sequence ATGAAATTAAAAGTGTTGGCGGCGGCCCTGATTTTGAGCGGGCAGGTTTGGGCTGCGGGATATGGCGGCGTAGCGGTTCAGAATTTTGATAAGACAGTCAGGGTGCAGGATGACATTTACCGGGCGGTCAATGGCACGTGGCTGGATAGCTATGAAATTCCGGCTGCCGAGTCATGGGCTGGCGCATTCAAGGATTTGCGGGACCTGAGCGAGTCGCGCAGCCGCGAGTTGATCGAGTCCGCCGCGGCTGACAAGCATGCCGCCGGTGATCAAGCCAAGATCGGCGCGCTGTATCGCGGGTTCATGGATGAGGCCGCGATCGAGAAGCAGGGGCTGCTTCCCTTGCGCGACGACATTCGGTCTATCAGCCTGATATCGAATCGTGGCGAATTGTTCGGCCTGGTGGCGAAATGGCAGGACCGGGCTGGGCAGATCCGCTTGCCTTTGGCTTTCAGCGTGAGCGTGGACGCCAAAGACGCGAAGAGCTATTTGGCGGAGCTGGAGCAAAGCGGTTTGGCCATGCCGGACCGAGATTACTATCTGAGCAAAGATCCGCGCTTCGTCAAGGCAAGGGCGGCTTATCAAGCGCACTTGCAGCAGGTCTTCACTTTGGCTGGCTATGCGCAGCCGGCCAAGCGCGCGGCGAAGGTATTGGCGCTGGAGACCAAGATCGCCCAGATTCAACGGGACAAGGTTCAAAATCGCGATCCGCAGAAACGCTACAACAAGATGTCGCCGGCGCAGCTGGCCAAGCTGGCGCCGGGTTTGGACTGGCATGGCTTCTTGGCGGGCGCAGGCGCGAAAGACTTGCCGCAGTTGAACATCGCCCAGCCGGAATACCTTTCCGCATTGGCGGTCTTGTTGAAAAAAGAGCCGCTGATCAATTGGCAGGATTATCTGGTGGCGCACTTGCTGGATGGTTATTCCAATTATCTGAGCAAGGCATGGGTGGATGCCAAGTTCGAGTTCTATGGCAAGGCGCTGACAGGCGCCAAGGAACAGCAGCCTCGTTGGAAGCGCGGCGTCAGATTGGTTGAAGGCTCGCTGGGCGAAGTGGTGGGCAAGGAGTATGTGGCCCGTTATTTCAGCGAGCAGGACAAGGCCAAGGCCCAGGAGCTGGTTTCCAACTTGATGAAGGCTTATAGCCAGAGCATAGACGGCTTGAGCTGGATGGGGCCGGAAACCAAGTTGGCGGCCAGGGACAAGTTGTCCAAGTACTCTCTGAAAATCGGTTATCCCGATCAGTGGCGCGACTATGGCGGCCTGGATATCGCCGAGGATGATCTGCTCGGCAATGTGAAGCGCGCGGTGCGCTTCGAATACGCCCGCGACTTGGCGCGCCTGGGCAAGCCGGTGGACCGCAAGGAATGGTTCATGACGCCGCAGACCGTCAATGCTTATTACAACCCTAACATGAATGAGATCGTGTTCCCGGCGGCCATTCTGCAACCGCCGTTCTTCGATCCCAAGGCCGATGATGCGGTCAATTATGGCGGCATCGGCGCGGTGATCGGGCATGAGATCAGCCATGGTTTTGATGATCAGGGCAGCCAGTTCGACGGCGACGGCAATCTGCGCAACTGGTGGACGGCTGAGGACAGGGCGCGCTTTACCGCGCTGACCAATAAGCTGGTGGCGCAGTTTGACGCTTATGAGCCGCTGCCGGGCAAGCATATCAATGGCAAGCTGACCTTGGGCGAGAACATCGCCGACTTGTCGGGTTTGCAGGTGGCCTATAAGGCTTATCAAGTATCTTTGGGCGGGCAGCCTGCGCCCGTGATCGACGGGATGACGGGCGATCAGCGCTTCTTCTACGGTTTCGCGCAAATCTGGAGAGGCAAGGAGCGGGAGGCGTTCCTGTTGTCTCGTCTGGCCAGCGATCCGCATTCGCCCGACGCTTTCCGCGCCATCGGCGCCTCCATCAATAGCGATGCCTTCCAGAAGGCTTTTGATGTGAAACCGGGCGATAAGATGTACAAGCCGGAGGATCAGCGCATTCGCATCTGGTAA
- a CDS encoding MotA/TolQ/ExbB proton channel family protein: protein MSKLTRAFLGKILTVAAAMTSLPALAAEAAAHATSNPYGIDALWAQGDFVARGTLIILLIMSASTWYVGIVKVLEQRRLIKQGQELLAHHGVDLQKAASELADEGMYSAVAQAGIDAASEHKGELANRVDLNTWVAMAISDAVDSASHHMQNGLSVLATVGSTAPFVGLFGTVWGIYHALTAIGISGQASIDKVAGPVGEALIMTAIGLAVAVPAVLGYNWIVRRNKLVLDNVRVVSGRLHASLLNNPTR, encoded by the coding sequence ATGAGCAAACTGACCCGCGCATTTCTGGGCAAAATTCTGACTGTGGCGGCTGCGATGACTTCGCTGCCGGCACTGGCCGCCGAAGCGGCCGCTCACGCCACGAGCAACCCGTATGGCATCGACGCCCTGTGGGCGCAAGGCGACTTCGTCGCGCGCGGCACCTTGATCATTCTGCTGATCATGTCCGCTTCTACTTGGTATGTAGGCATCGTCAAGGTGCTGGAACAGCGCCGTCTGATCAAGCAAGGCCAGGAACTGCTGGCGCATCATGGCGTGGACCTGCAAAAGGCCGCCAGCGAACTGGCCGATGAAGGCATGTACAGCGCCGTGGCTCAAGCCGGCATCGATGCCGCTTCCGAGCACAAGGGCGAACTGGCTAACCGCGTCGACCTGAATACCTGGGTGGCGATGGCCATCTCCGATGCGGTCGATTCCGCCAGCCACCACATGCAAAACGGCCTGTCCGTTCTGGCTACCGTCGGCTCCACCGCGCCGTTCGTCGGTCTGTTCGGCACCGTTTGGGGTATTTACCACGCGCTGACCGCCATCGGCATTTCCGGCCAGGCTTCCATCGACAAGGTTGCCGGTCCGGTGGGCGAGGCGCTGATCATGACCGCCATCGGTCTGGCCGTAGCCGTGCCGGCCGTGCTGGGTTACAACTGGATCGTCCGCCGCAACAAGCTGGTGCTGGACAATGTCCGCGTCGTATCCGGCCGTCTGCACGCCAGCCTGCTGAACAACCCGACCCGGTAA